The nucleotide sequence TAATTACAAGAACGTTTGACCTGCCTTTGGAGTTACTTTTCAAAGCCTATGTTGAGCCTGAATTGGTAGAGCAATGGATGGGGACAAAAGTGCTGAAACTGGAAAACAAAAATCACGGCAGTTATCAATTTGAGACCTCTCACAACGGAAGTGTAATGTTTAAAGCCAACGGAACAATACATTCGTTTTTACCCAATGAACGGATTGTAAGAACTTTTGAGATGGAAAATATGCCTATTGGTGTGCAGTTGGAGTTTTTGGAATTCGAAAAACTTTCTGATGAAAAAAGTAAACTTTCCATTCATATCATATATAAATCTGAACAGCACCGGGCCGAACAACTAAAAATGCCATTTGCAAGTGGTTTAAATATGGCTCACAATAAACTACAAGAAATCGTAAACAAATTAAAATAAAAAACTATGAAAAAGACAAATAAAATTATCTATTGGACAACTACCCTATTCCTTTCGGTAGGAATGTTGGCAGGTGGCATACAGCAAATGTTACAAATTGGCGGTTACAACGAAATTGTTACCAAACTTGGTTATCCGCTTTATCTTTTAAGCATTATTGGCACCTGGAAAATATTGGGAGTTATTGCTATCCTGATTCCTAAATATCCGTTGTTGAAAGAATGGGCCTATGCAGGTTTTTTCTTTGTGATGACAGGTGCTGCTATTTCACATTTAGCTGTTGGTCAACCATTTGCCGAAACAATGCCGGCATTAATATTATTGGTTGCCATTGTTTTATCATGGTATTTTAGACCAACAGACAGAAAAATTATTATTAACAACAAATAATTTAACAATGAAACAAAAAGTAGATTTTAAAACCGTTTCGGTAGCAGGTTTCGAGAGTTCACCATTTGCCGAAAAACTAGCTGGTTTAAGAGCACACGAAGCAAGGTACTTTATGAATAAATACAAACAGGATTTCTTTGTAGAGCCAGCTGATGAAAACCAGGAGACATTGGATTGGGTAAACAAAATTTTGAAAGAACGAAATATCGAGATTTTGTCCAAACCGTTAGAAATAGCAAATATGCAGGTTGAGAATATAAAATGGGATTTTGTATTTTACGAAAGCGGACTTGCCATAAATGTGCTTTACACCATTGACGACAAAAAGAAAAGAGCCGTTGGTTTTAAACTTTGTGAAGGAATGGAGATTCCGGCAGAATTAGAAAGCAAATTTAAGTTTATCAGACAAAAATCAAAATTGGCAGGAACAATCAGAGGCTCCTATTTTGTAATCAAAGGTGACTATTTATAAATGATCAATAAAAAAAACATTATGGTAAGAACCGAAACAATAATAGCTGTAAAAAATGTTTCTGAAAGTTCTAAATTTTATCAAAAATTATTAGGCTGTAAAAGCGAACACGGCGGCAATACTTTTGAAATATTGACAAGTGAAAAACAAGTTGTACTTTGCTTGCACAAATGGGGCGAACACGAACACCCTACAATGTTGAATTTTGACAAGGAAGTTGGTAACGGACTAATTCTTTTCTTTCGGGTTGACGAACTGAAAAAAGTGTTTGAAAACGCAAAGGGGCTAAAAGCAATTATTGAGAAAGAAATTCATTACAACGAAAATTCGCTTAAAAATCAGTTCATATTAAGAGATTTAGACAATTATTATCTAATCATTTCTGAATAGACAACAAAATAAAAAATCAAAAAACAATGTATAAACTAACTTCTTTTCTGATTTTGTTCATTACGATTAGTTTAAGCGTAAAAGCACAGAAATCTTTAACAGTAGCCAATTATGTACTGGCAAATGACAGCATTAAATTATATACAAAAAAAGCAGGAAATGGACCAATTGCCATTTTTATTCACGGAGGACCGGGAGCTTGGAGCAAATCGTTTGAAGATTTAGGCGGAAGTAATTTAGAAAGCAGGCTTACAATGATCTACTATGATCAAAGAGGTTGCGGGCGTTCGGAAGGTTCTAAAAATGATGATTACTCTTTAGAAAAAATGCTTGAAGACATTGAAATGATCAGACAAAGATACAATGCAAACAAGGTGTATTTAATAGCCCATTCTTTCGGCGGAATTTTAGCGGTAAACTATGCCCAAAAATACCCTGACCACATTAAAGGGCTTATCTTTGTCAATTCAACACTCAATCTTTTTTACTCCATTCAGCATCAAATTAATTATATGAACAGCCTTTTAAAAACCGATTATAAAGCAGTTGATACATCGCAAATAATTCCTACTTTTAAGAACGTGCAATCCAAATTTGTAGAAGAAGGTTTTATCTATAAACTGCTTTCAGATAATAAAAACAACGCTGATTTACTCAACAAAATAGATAGCGAAAACCCCAGTGAATTTGCGTTTGCTCAAAAGGCTTTGTATATAGCTGATTATCAAAAAGATTACACAAAAATCACCAATCAAATCAAAGTTCCCGTTTTAGTAATTTCCGGAACAAAAGATCACGCAATTGGCGAAGATCATTTTAAATCTTTTAATTTCCCTAATCAAACAATAAAAGAAATTAACGGCGGGCACCTACTGTATTACGAAAAAAATAAAGAATTCATTAATACTGTTTTTGAATTTGTAAGAAAATAAAAAAATCTGTCAATAAGCGAGGCTCTGAGCCAACAAGGGAAAAACTATCGAAAAGAAAATACTGGTTGCAAAAGCAATGAAACATCTTCAAGTAAAAAATAACTGATACTAAAAGTACATTATGGGATTATCGCATTACAACAAAATGCTTACTTCTAGTACATAATTGCATAATTTAAAGCTTTGCAAAAGTAGTTTTTTTGAAATCAAATTAAAAGATTTAATAATTGAAAGATGTAAAAAGGCTGTGTGTTTATATGTTTATATAAAAACCTACAAGATTATTGAAATCTTGCAGGTTTAAACTTTAAACCTTAAACTTTGAACTCAAAACATTATTCACAACCATCAATTGTACAAGATTCTCCTTCTGCAGAATTATTCGCGTTGGTTTCATTGTACGTTTGCGTTAAAGCTTCTACAAACAAATCTACAGGTTGTGCACCCGAAAGTGTGTATTTATCGTTCAACAGAAAAAACGGAACGCCGGTAACGCCAATATTTCTTGCTTCTAAAATATCTTGCTTTACTTCGTAGTCAAACGAATCGGAATTTAAAACATACTCTGCCTGATCGGTATCTAAACCTAATTCTTCGGCAATATTTACCAATACTTCGTGATCGGCAACATTTTTTCCATCTATAAAATAAGCATGAAACAACAATTCTTCTGCTTCATTTGCTTTATTGCTTTTTGCTGCAAAATGGATCAGTTTATGTGCCGGAAAGGTGTTTGCCACAATGGCATTTTCCATATTAAAACCAATCCCCACCTGTTTGCCCATATCTTTTATGCGCTGCTGCATTTGTTCAATCTGTGCAATGGGCATTCTTTTGCGTTCGGCAAGGTATTCGTTAATTGTTTTTGATCCCGATGTTTCATTCAAATCCGGATCTAACTGATAACTTTTCCACTCTACTTCCACTTGATTTTTAAAAGGAAGTTTCTCTAAAGCTGCTTCAAAATTTTTCTTTCCTATATAACAAAACGGACACATAATATCCGACCAGATCTGTACTTTCATTTTAATTAGTTTTACTCAAATTTACGGCTTCAATATTAATTTTCTATGAAATTTCTGCCAAATATTTCTGCTGATAAATAAAAGCGTAATTTTGACCATTGAACGAAATAAACCCTAAATAATTTGAAAAGCCGAGGCGTTTATGATATATTTGAAAAAATCACAAAAAAAAAGATTCTATGAAAATCCTACGCATTAAAAACATGGTTTGCCCGAGATGTATTATGGTTATTGAAAAAACGATGGAAGATTTAGGTTACGATCTAAATGACGTAGATTTAGGTGTAATTGAATTTCACGAGCCAATTACACTTGCGGACCGCGATAAAATTCAGAATGCTATTACTCCTTTAGGATTTGAAATATTAGGCGATAGAAAAAGTATGCTGGTTGAACGCATTAAAACACAAATTATTGAATTGGTTTCTAAAGACGTAAACGATTTAACCATTACACTTTCTGAATATTTATCAAGTAAATTACAGGTAGAATACCACACATTAAGTCAGTTATTTTCTAATCAGGAATCGCAAACAATTGAACAGTTCTACATTCTTCAAAAAATAGAAAAAGTAAAGGAATTATTGGTTTATGACGAATTAACGTTGAGCGAAATTGCCTACAAAATGAATTACAGCTCGGTTGGCTATTTAAGCAATCAATTTAAAAAAGTAACCGGTTTGGCACCCACACATTTTAAAGAAATTAAAACGTTTAAAGAAGAAGTTATTAAAGTTAATGAAAAACCTCTGTAACAGAGGTTTTATTTTTAGAATTATTTCTCGTATGAAAACAAAATGGACTATAATAATTTCGCTTACACTTTTTATAATTTGCAATTTATTCGCAACTAGAAATAATTTATCTTCTGATGGATCTTTAATCATCGGCTTTCCATTTACTTTTTATTCAATAACAAATGCAAAAATTGACAGTAATGTAAAAGCAGACTTTAGCTTTTTATTTATGATATTAAATATTGTTTCCTTTTTAGCTTTAGTTTTCATAGGAAATATAATATTTAAGAATGCTGCGATCAAACCGTAAATTTCTATGACCCTTATTTTAGAATTATGTAAGTTGATTTTCGGGTATTCGGCATAAATTAAAAAAGAAGTAAAATTATAAAATCAATAAAATTGTTAATCGTTTAAAATTGATGTATTTTCGCCTGGTAAAAATAATATCAATCAAAAAATATGAAACAAGTACCTTTAAACGATGTACATATCGCCTTGGGAGCAAAAATGGTTCCTTTCGCAGGATTTAATATGCCGGTTCAGTACGAAGGCGTAAATATAGAACACGAAACCGTGCGTAACGGCGTTGGTGTTTTTGATGTATCGCACATGGGATTATTTAAAATTTCGGGAGATAAAGCTTTAGATTTAATTCAAAAAGTAACTTCAAACGATGCATCGGTTCTGGTAAACGGAAAAGCACAATACAGCTATTTACCTAATGATAAAGGTGGAATTGTTGACGATATTATTACTTATAAAATTAGCGATAACGAATATTTAATGGTTGTAAATGCATCGAACATCGATAAAGATTTCGAATGGATTTCTTCTCAAAACTCAATGAATG is from Flavobacterium dauae and encodes:
- a CDS encoding SRPBCC domain-containing protein, producing the protein MEQKTKINAEDGKQDLVITRTFDLPLELLFKAYVEPELVEQWMGTKVLKLENKNHGSYQFETSHNGSVMFKANGTIHSFLPNERIVRTFEMENMPIGVQLEFLEFEKLSDEKSKLSIHIIYKSEQHRAEQLKMPFASGLNMAHNKLQEIVNKLK
- a CDS encoding DoxX family protein; this encodes MKKTNKIIYWTTTLFLSVGMLAGGIQQMLQIGGYNEIVTKLGYPLYLLSIIGTWKILGVIAILIPKYPLLKEWAYAGFFFVMTGAAISHLAVGQPFAETMPALILLVAIVLSWYFRPTDRKIIINNK
- a CDS encoding VOC family protein; translation: MVRTETIIAVKNVSESSKFYQKLLGCKSEHGGNTFEILTSEKQVVLCLHKWGEHEHPTMLNFDKEVGNGLILFFRVDELKKVFENAKGLKAIIEKEIHYNENSLKNQFILRDLDNYYLIISE
- a CDS encoding alpha/beta fold hydrolase, which codes for MYKLTSFLILFITISLSVKAQKSLTVANYVLANDSIKLYTKKAGNGPIAIFIHGGPGAWSKSFEDLGGSNLESRLTMIYYDQRGCGRSEGSKNDDYSLEKMLEDIEMIRQRYNANKVYLIAHSFGGILAVNYAQKYPDHIKGLIFVNSTLNLFYSIQHQINYMNSLLKTDYKAVDTSQIIPTFKNVQSKFVEEGFIYKLLSDNKNNADLLNKIDSENPSEFAFAQKALYIADYQKDYTKITNQIKVPVLVISGTKDHAIGEDHFKSFNFPNQTIKEINGGHLLYYEKNKEFINTVFEFVRK
- a CDS encoding DsbA family oxidoreductase, whose product is MKVQIWSDIMCPFCYIGKKNFEAALEKLPFKNQVEVEWKSYQLDPDLNETSGSKTINEYLAERKRMPIAQIEQMQQRIKDMGKQVGIGFNMENAIVANTFPAHKLIHFAAKSNKANEAEELLFHAYFIDGKNVADHEVLVNIAEELGLDTDQAEYVLNSDSFDYEVKQDILEARNIGVTGVPFFLLNDKYTLSGAQPVDLFVEALTQTYNETNANNSAEGESCTIDGCE
- a CDS encoding helix-turn-helix domain-containing protein; amino-acid sequence: MKILRIKNMVCPRCIMVIEKTMEDLGYDLNDVDLGVIEFHEPITLADRDKIQNAITPLGFEILGDRKSMLVERIKTQIIELVSKDVNDLTITLSEYLSSKLQVEYHTLSQLFSNQESQTIEQFYILQKIEKVKELLVYDELTLSEIAYKMNYSSVGYLSNQFKKVTGLAPTHFKEIKTFKEEVIKVNEKPL